TCTATCCAGGTAGAGCTGTCTACTCTACAAGTATCAACGTATTCCTTGGCAGGGGAGTATATGAAGTTGTCATCAACCCCTCTACAAAGCTCTCAATATGTATTGTATCAGATAATACTACGCGTGTATTGAATGTATCTAAACCGGTTAAAATCCGCATATTTAGCGAGACTGGGTTATCGATAACAGTACTAGCTATTATAGAACAGTATAAAACAAACCTAGGCACGATCAGGGTGGTTAGGCGTTGGATATAGATAGGATAGTTCTGAAAAATGTTGTTAAGAAGTATAAGAGGTTTACTCTCAAGATAAAACATGCTGAGTTCAGGAAGGGTTTAAACCTCGTAGTTGGATCTAATGGTAGCGGTAAAACAACCATGTTGAAGATGATTGCAGGCTTTACATGGCCTAGTAATGGAAATATTGAGATCATTGCTGAGGGGAAGAAGTATTCTCCGAGACAAGCTATGAAGTTGGTGGGATATGTAGCTGAGGATGTAATCTTTCCCAACTTAAAAGTTAGAGAACTTATCGAATCCTTTTCAAGCGGTTCAACATGCGAGGAACTTATAAGCAATCTTGATCTTAGAGATCACCTAGATAAGAAGTACCTAGAATTATCAGCAGGACTTAGGAAGAGAGTTCAGATTGCTATAGCACTGCTTAAGAAGCCGAAGATAATATTGCTTGATGAACCCTTCTCAAACCTTGACATATTCATAATAC
This is a stretch of genomic DNA from Staphylothermus hellenicus DSM 12710. It encodes these proteins:
- a CDS encoding ABC transporter ATP-binding protein encodes the protein MDIDRIVLKNVVKKYKRFTLKIKHAEFRKGLNLVVGSNGSGKTTMLKMIAGFTWPSNGNIEIIAEGKKYSPRQAMKLVGYVAEDVIFPNLKVRELIESFSSGSTCEELISNLDLRDHLDKKYLELSAGLRKRVQIAIALLKKPKIILLDEPFSNLDIFIIPRIKDILEKLGEKTIIIVTSHIGIEADVETITILDQGRLLYHGDPSVIKQRIVFEADVEGKTVSMDLDALNKIIHPIKIRSVKINSQTDAIVDFIKSIKNNKIIHS